The proteins below are encoded in one region of Mycobacterium pseudokansasii:
- a CDS encoding SRPBCC family protein: MFPCERVELTFLDPDSGEAPYLFRSSVDLAITPEQLFEVLADADAWPRWASAIKKVTWTSPQPYHVGTTRTVDMHGGMEANEEFLVWEPVHRMAFRFNECSTQAVAAFAEDYRVEVIPDGCRLTWTMAQKPAGPAVLGMFVFRPLLNLALRRFLANLRRYTDARFATGNQG; encoded by the coding sequence ATGTTTCCCTGCGAGCGTGTCGAGTTGACCTTTCTCGACCCGGATTCCGGTGAGGCGCCATACCTGTTCCGCAGCAGCGTCGACCTGGCCATCACCCCCGAGCAATTGTTCGAGGTGCTCGCCGACGCGGACGCCTGGCCGCGCTGGGCATCGGCGATCAAGAAGGTGACCTGGACCAGTCCGCAGCCCTATCACGTCGGCACCACCCGCACCGTCGACATGCACGGGGGCATGGAGGCCAATGAGGAATTTCTGGTCTGGGAACCGGTACACCGCATGGCATTTCGGTTCAATGAATGCTCGACCCAAGCGGTCGCCGCATTTGCCGAGGATTACCGGGTCGAGGTTATCCCCGATGGCTGCCGGCTCACCTGGACCATGGCGCAAAAGCCCGCCGGCCCGGCGGTCCTGGGCATGTTCGTGTTCCGGCCGCTGCTAAACCTGGCGCTGCGCCGGTTCCTGGCCAACCTGCGCAGATACACCGACGCGCGGTTCGCCACCGGGAACCAGGGTTAG